A region from the Triticum aestivum cultivar Chinese Spring chromosome 3D, IWGSC CS RefSeq v2.1, whole genome shotgun sequence genome encodes:
- the LOC123079302 gene encoding peroxidase 2, with product MGAKLAALVVLAAFLAGPAACEGASICFNGWLRLPTYNPWLCSRGSRMRSLPRQRGPYPSGLGLGNGYYDNRWSRSYCPRAEGIVRGAVRDAVAAYPGIGAGLIRLFFHDCFVRGCDASVLLTTTNSNNSDTEREGLPNKNSLRGFEVIDAAKAAIEAACPGKVSCADIVAFAARDASYFLSNRRINIQMPGGRYDGRESFANETDQLPGPFSNVTELQATFAAKGLTSDEMVTLSGAHTIGRARCMFFSSRFSEMDPAFAAKLRAECNGNDDTNVNQDDVTPYVLDKQYYRNVIDRKVLFTSDAVLNSTETMTQVRENANRAGAWERKFERAMENMGKIGIKARADQGAEIRKVCSRVNN from the exons ATGGGGGCTAAGCTCGCAGCGCTCGTCGTCTTGGCCGCGTTCCTCGCCGGGCCGGCGGCGTGCGAGGGCGCCAGCATTTGCTTCAACGGCTGGCTGAGGCTACCCACCTACAACCCGTGGCTCTGTTCTCGCGGCTCCAGGATGAGAAGCCTTCCGCGGCAGCGGGGGCCTTATCCCTCGGGGTTAGGGCTCGGCAACGGCTACTACGACAACAGGTGGTCGAGGTCGTACTGCCCCAGAGCGGAAGGGATCGTGAGGGGTGCTGTGAGGGACGCCGTGGCCGCGTACCCTGGCATTGGTGCGGGGCTCATCCGTCTcttcttccacgactgcttcgttCGG GGGTGCGATGCTTCCGTCCTCCTCACCACGACCAACTCCAATAACAGCGACACGGAGAGGGAAGGCCTTCCCAACAAGAACAGCCTGCGAGGGTTCGAGGTGATCGACGCGGCCAAGGCGGCGATCGAGGCCGCCTGCCCCGGCAAGGTCTCATGCGCCGACATCGTGGCCTTCGCCGCCCGCGACGCGTCCTACTTCCTCAGCAACCGCAGGATCAACATCCAGATGCCAGGCGGCCGCTACGACGGGCGCGAGTCCTTCGCCAACGAGACCGACCAGCTGCCCGGGCCCTTCTCCAATGTCACAGAGCTCCAGGCGACTTTCGCGGCCAAGGGGCTTACCTCAGACGAGATGGTCACGCTCTCCGGCGCGCACACAATCGGCCGCGCTCGCTGCATGTTCTTTTCCAGCCGCTTCTCTGAAATGGACCCGGCTTTTGCCGCAAAGCTCAGGGCCGAGTGCAACGGCAACGACGACACCAACGTGAACCAAGACGATGTCACTCCCTACGTCCTGGATAAGCAGTACTACCGGAACGTGATCGACAGGAAAGTGTTGTTCACCTCGGACGCCGTGCTCAACTCGACGGAAACGATGACGCAGGTGAGAGAAAACGCAAACAGGGCAGGAGCGTGGGAGAGGAAGTTTGAAAGAGCCATGGAGAATATGGGGAAAATCGGGATCAAGGCCAGAGCCGACCAAGGCGCAGAGATCAGGAAAGTATGCTCAAGAGTCAACAACTAA